One window of the Periophthalmus magnuspinnatus isolate fPerMag1 chromosome 6, fPerMag1.2.pri, whole genome shotgun sequence genome contains the following:
- the si:dkey-24l11.2 gene encoding zinc finger CCCH domain-containing protein 18 — protein MIDGLNRPGPAAPDGGAEPSAAERNVPESSQIQPPLCRFHSQGKHCRFGSKCRFLHTGNRAPSCSPGLQDVSTSQPEHHEQTSSRTTNVRIRAAPAPRPCRYFLSGFCSMEERCRFLHPAHMPPVEDPPHEAPPRGPQPRGPQPRGPQPRGPDLSRDLKLSDLTEDMVQKLRLTEIQQLKKRFPKDLIVQEQQGLAYYRATVEATDPDWPFDLKEVDIMVSFPDSYPDEIFTLEIPLDQQLPPVMAKHVEQASVQWLQAKHATNKLLGKVELLFRPFLRWLDRSLERLFIEGAKQLKKDLDLEKAGLQFISYQELQAAVSEKQTEEAESERTEGAESKRTEEEDSERTEGTETEQTGEMSSEQTEEEGVHLVENIRLQERPKGTEVQLLGLRLGLNTVTVMTQKVTVCLRCNRSQGGSLFLFTKIQPIKGSQMAI, from the exons ATGATTGACGGTTTAAACCGCCCTGGACCAGCGGCGCCtgacggaggagcagagccgagCGCCGCAGAGAGGAATGTCCCAGAGTCGTCACAGATACAACCCCCGCTGTGCCGCTTTCACTCTCAGGGAAAGCACTGCCGCTTCGGGAGCAAGTGCAGGTTCTTGCATACAGGGAACCGGGCGCCATCCTGTAGCCCCGGTTTACAGGACGTCAGCACCTCCCAACCAGAACATCATGAACAGACCTCCTCCAGGACGACTAACGTCAGGATCCGAGCGGCACCTGCTCCAAGGCCGTGCCGCTACTTCCTGTCCGGCTTCTGCAGCATGGAGGAACGCTGTCGCTTCTTGCATCCTGCCCACATGCCTCCAGTGGAGGATCCTCCTCATGAAGCCCCGCCTCGAGGTCCCCAGCCTCGAGGTCCCCAGCCTCGAGGTCCCCAGCCTCGAGGTCCAGATCTGTCCAGAGACCTGAAACTGAGTGATCTAACGGAGGACATGGTCCAAAAGCTTCGACTTACAGAGATCCAACAGCTGAAGAAACGCTTCCCCAAAGATCTGATCGTTCAGGAACAACAGGGTCTGGCCTATTACAGGGCCACTGTCGAGGCCACGGATCCTGACTGG cCGTTTGATCTGAAGGAGGTTGACATCATGGTGAGCTTTCCAGACAGCTACCCCGATGAG atttttactttaGAAATTCCTCTGGATCAGCAGCTGCCTCCAGTTATGGCAAA ACACGTGGAACAAGCTTCAGTTCAGTGGCTTCAGGCGAAACACGCCACAAACAAACTGCTGGGAAAAGTTGAGCTTCTGTTTCGTCCTTTTCTGCGATGGCTGGACCGAAGTCTGGAGCGGCTGTTCATCGAGGGAGCTAAACAG CTGAAGAAGGACTTGGACTTGGAAAAGGCTGGACTCCAGTTTATATCGTACCAGGAGCTGCAGGCGGCGGTCAGCGAGAAGCAGACTGAGGAGGCGGAGTCTGAGCGGACCGAAGGGGCGGAGTCtaagaggacagaagaggaaGATTCTGAGAGGACggaggggacagagacagagcagaccGGAGAAATGTCGTCTGAGCAAACTGAAGAGGAGGGAGTCCATCTGGTGGAGAACATCCGCCTCCAAGAACGTCCAAAAGGAACCGAGGTCCAGCTGCTCGGTCTGAGGCTCGGACTCAACACGGTCACAGTCATGACCCAAAAGGTCACAGTCTGCCTCCGGTGTAACAG ATCACAGGGCGGTAGCTTGTTCCTTTTTACTAAAATCCAGCCCATCAAGGGCTCCCAGATGGCGATTTAA
- the ch25hl1.2 gene encoding cholesterol 25-hydroxylase-like protein 1, member 2, producing MDLSTRLIWIDFFPDGSVLQPLWDALRFRYKDYLRSPLFPVILTVSSYFIFCVPYVVCDLMGDRWPWVQRHKLQPKVRPTWATMLHCVGVTLWNHLFLVFPASVAQWAWRPPVDLPETAPAFPEFVAGVIGNLLLFDFQYYIWHLLHHRIRWLYVTFHAIHHNYSSPFALATQCLGGWELLTVGFWTTLNPIILRCHLLTTWVFMVVHVYVSVEDHCGYDFPWSFSRIIPFGVYGGPNMHDVHHQKPTSNFAPHFGHWDRLFGTYAEYCFANPKKNTK from the coding sequence ATGGACCTCTCGACTCGTCTCATTTGGATCGACTTCTTTCCGGATGGTTCTGTGCTTCAGCCGCTGTGGGACGCTCTGAGGTTTCGTTATAAAGACTATTTAAGATCGCCACTTTTCCCCGTCATTCTCACCGtttcttcatattttattttttgcgtCCCGTACGTCGTGTGTGACCTCATGGGCGACCGTTGGCCTTGGGTCCAGCGACACAAGCTTCAGCCTAAAGTCCGACCGACCTGGGCCACTATGCTGCACTGCGTGGGCGTCACGCTGTGGAACCACCTGTTTTTGGTTTTCCCCGCCTCCGTGGCGCAGTGGGCGTGGCGACCACCTGTGGATCTCCCTGAAACGGCGCCGGCGTTCCCCGAGTTCGTCGCCGGAGTCATCGGGAACCTGCTCCTCTTTGACTTCCAGTACTACATCTGGCACTTGCTCCATCACCGAATCCGCTGGCTGTACGTGACTTTCCACGCCATCCATCATAACTACTCCTCGCCGTTCGCCCTCGCCACCCAGTGTCTCGGAGGGTGGGAGCTGCTCACCGTCGGCTTTTGGACCACCCTGAACCCGATCATTTTGAGATGCCACCTCCTGACGACGTGGGTTTTCATGGTGGTGCACGTGTACGTTTCAGTTGAAGACCACTGCGGGTACGACTTCCCCTGGTCGTTTTCTCGCATCATTCCGTTTGGCGTGTACGGCGGTCCGAACATGCACGACGTCCATCATCAGAAACCCACCAGCAACTTCGCCCCTCACTTCGGACACTGGGACAGACTGTTTGGGACGTACGCGGAGTACTGCTTCGCCAATCctaagaaaaatacaaagtaG
- the pstpip1a gene encoding proline-serine-threonine phosphatase-interacting protein 1a has product MALQFKDSFWSAEFISNTGYEALTQRLNDGRRTCKDLEDLLKMRASAEEKYGKELVAIAHKAGGLFEISTLRASIDEMKKQIENVGKQHMHLAVELREEVKRMEQFRERQKEQRRKFECVVEKLQKTKVSLYKKTIDSKRSYEQRCRDADEAEQTAEKMDNAPTATPKMIEKMKIKSKLCREEAGKAEKLYSANVEQLDKIRQDWESSYISTCEMFQQQEEDRVNILRNAMWVHSNHLSSLCVKDDECYENMRIVLEKCDAVEDNNCFVEMKSTGSAPPAPITFQDYYQFDTATEKHGSSRFVGVMKRFSGLLQATTFKVNLPEPGVDSIVENPDGIYASIPGHPGEDCGTFRVMYDYTAQGDDELSVFAGDTVLVTLRGDDGWWTVQCNGHSGLVPGSYLSPDSSTLHAEQ; this is encoded by the exons AGTGCAGAATTCATTAGTAACACAGGCTACGAGGCTCTGACTCAGAGACTCAATGATGGACGCAGGACGTGCAAAGACCTGGAGGACCTGCTAAAAATGAG GGCCTCGGCTGAAGAGAAATACGGTAAAGAGCTGGTGGCCATAGCGCACAAAGCCGGAGGCCTTTTTGAGATCAG CACACTAAGAGCATCGATTGATGAAATGAAAAAAC AAATAGAAAACGTGGGGAAGCAGCACATGCACCTGGCGGTGGAGCtgagggaggaggtgaagaggatgGAGCAGTTCAGAGAACgacagaaggagcagaggagaaaa tttgaatGTGTCGTGGAGAAGCTTCAGAAAACTAAAGTCTCACTTTATAAGAAAACCATCGAC tcaAAAAGATCTTATGAACAGCGCTGCAGAGACGCAGATGAAGCCGAGCAAACGGCAGAGAAGATGGACAACGCTCCCACAGCGACGCCCAAGATGATCGAGAAG aTGAAAATCAAGTCAAAACTGTGCAGAGAAGAGGCGGGTAAAGCTG AAAAACTCTACTCGGCGAATGTGGAACAACTCGACAAAATCCGCCAGGACTGGGAGTCGTCTTATATCAGCACATGTGAG ATGTTTCAACAACAGGAAGAAGATCGTGTTAATATTCTGAGAAACGCCATGTGGGTTCACTCCAACCATCTGTCCAGCCTGTGCGTGAAAGACGACGAG TGTTATGAAAACATGAGGATAGTTCTGGAAAAGTGCGACGCCGTCGAGGACAACAACTGTTTTGTGGAGATGAAAAGCACTGGCTCCGCCCccccag CTCCCATCACTTTCCAAGATTATTACCAGTTTGACACAGCCACTGAAAAACACGGAAGCAGCCGGTTTGTTGGAGTGATGAAACG GTTTTCAGGTTTGCTTCAGGCCACGACGTTCAAAGTgaacctgcctgaacctggagtgGACTCGATTG TTGAGAATCCTGATGGGATCTACGCCTCTATCCCGGGACATCCAGGAGAGGACTGCGGAACGTTCAGAGTCATGTACGACTACACGGCACAG GGAGACGATGAGCTTTCGGTGTTTGCGGGCGACACGGTTCTGGTGACATTGCGAGGAGACGACGGCTGGTGGACCGTCCAGTGCAACGGACACTCAGGCTTGGTTCCAGGCTCGTACCTCTCCCCGGACTCGAGTACTTTACACGCAGAACAATAA